A genomic stretch from Achromobacter spanius includes:
- a CDS encoding DUF2231 domain-containing protein, translating to MNPIIEHRYALTVHPVHAVFLAGMLPWFLGAALADAAYAQTFDIQWNNFASWFLVGGLVFGAFALLFAVVDVFRPSQRARGIIPYALVLLATWVVAVLNALIHARDAWASMPAGLILSIVVVVLAWVAVWLGFRTPHIRGAV from the coding sequence GTGAACCCTATCATTGAACATCGGTATGCCCTGACCGTGCATCCGGTCCATGCGGTATTTCTGGCGGGGATGCTTCCCTGGTTTCTGGGCGCCGCGCTTGCCGATGCGGCGTATGCGCAGACTTTTGACATCCAGTGGAATAATTTTGCGTCGTGGTTTCTGGTGGGCGGTTTGGTGTTCGGCGCCTTCGCGCTGCTCTTTGCCGTCGTTGATGTGTTCCGGCCAAGTCAGCGCGCGCGCGGAATCATTCCGTATGCCCTGGTCTTGCTGGCGACATGGGTCGTCGCCGTTTTGAACGCGCTGATCCATGCCCGCGACGCCTGGGCAAGCATGCCTGCCGGCTTGATCTTGTCGATCGTGGTCGTGGTGCTGGCCTGGGTGGCGGTATGGCTGGGCTTTCGCACACCGCACATCAGGGGAGCCGTATGA
- a CDS encoding PQQ-dependent sugar dehydrogenase: MKTKTTSWLAAIPLSAMMGVCAGQAGPSQVGPDPTLPKPERGLLPNMVIAEPAPWGDKTPTVPDGYTITAIATDLKIPRQTLILPNGDILVAEGKGGNAPSLKPKDVIAGIIKAKGTSSVKGGDRLTLLRDADGDGNYDVLTFAENLNAPYGLALVDNHLYVANQDAVVRFDYQPGQTKASGPPETVTPLPSAINHHWTKAMTASADGQYLYVGIGSNSNITERGMTAEVDRARIWRINAQTGEHKSYATGLRNPTALTIQPGTDQLWAVVNERDEIGPNLVPDYLTSVQEGAFYGWPYSYWGQNVDERVRPQDPKKVASAIKPDYSLGSHVAALGVDFSNEAMGAQFADGAFVGEHGSWNRKDPVGYKVVFVPFRDGKPFGAPVDFVAGFRDKDGTTRGRPVGVTVDPKGALIVADDLSNTIWRVTPTQAAKSQQPVAAAR, encoded by the coding sequence ATGAAAACCAAAACCACCAGTTGGCTTGCCGCTATTCCCTTGTCCGCCATGATGGGCGTGTGCGCAGGCCAGGCCGGCCCGTCGCAGGTGGGGCCCGACCCGACACTGCCCAAGCCCGAACGGGGGCTGCTGCCCAATATGGTCATTGCAGAACCGGCCCCTTGGGGAGACAAGACGCCCACCGTGCCCGATGGCTATACGATCACCGCCATCGCCACGGATCTGAAAATCCCACGGCAGACCTTGATTCTGCCCAATGGCGACATCCTGGTGGCCGAGGGCAAGGGCGGCAATGCGCCAAGCCTGAAACCCAAAGACGTGATCGCCGGCATCATCAAGGCCAAAGGCACCAGCTCGGTCAAGGGCGGAGACCGGCTGACCTTGCTGCGCGACGCCGACGGCGACGGCAACTATGACGTGTTGACGTTCGCCGAGAACCTGAACGCCCCCTACGGCCTGGCCTTGGTGGACAACCATCTCTACGTCGCCAACCAGGACGCGGTGGTGCGCTTCGACTACCAGCCAGGGCAAACCAAGGCCAGCGGCCCCCCCGAAACCGTGACGCCGCTGCCATCGGCAATCAACCACCACTGGACCAAGGCCATGACCGCCAGCGCCGATGGCCAGTACCTGTACGTGGGCATCGGTTCCAACAGCAACATTACCGAACGCGGCATGACGGCGGAAGTCGACCGGGCCCGCATTTGGCGGATCAACGCCCAAACCGGTGAACACAAGTCGTATGCCACCGGCTTGCGCAACCCCACCGCGCTGACCATCCAGCCCGGCACCGACCAGTTGTGGGCGGTGGTGAACGAACGCGATGAGATCGGCCCCAATCTGGTTCCCGACTATCTGACCTCTGTTCAGGAAGGCGCCTTTTATGGCTGGCCGTATAGCTACTGGGGGCAAAACGTGGACGAGCGCGTGCGGCCGCAGGATCCGAAAAAGGTCGCCTCGGCAATCAAGCCCGACTACAGCCTGGGCTCGCACGTGGCGGCGCTGGGCGTGGATTTCTCGAACGAGGCAATGGGCGCACAGTTTGCCGACGGCGCTTTCGTCGGCGAACACGGTAGCTGGAACCGCAAGGATCCAGTCGGCTACAAAGTGGTCTTCGTGCCGTTTCGCGACGGCAAGCCCTTTGGCGCACCGGTGGACTTCGTGGCCGGCTTTCGCGATAAGGACGGCACGACACGCGGCCGTCCGGTGGGTGTGACGGTGGACCCGAAGGGCGCGCTGATTGTCGCGGATGATCTGTCGAACACCATATGGCGCGTTACGCCGACGCAGGCGGCAAAGTCGCAGCAGCCGGTTGCGGCAGCGCGGTAG
- a CDS encoding TetR/AcrR family transcriptional regulator, protein MNSATTSQATDVREKILATGQRIMGGKGFSAVGLNEVLTSAGVPKGSFYHYFGSKEAFGEALLENYFQDYLADMDRIFGQADQTKAQQLGNYFLAWKDNQSFEDCQGKCLAVKLGAEVADLSDTMRAALKRGTSAIIERLARAIAAGVEEGSLSVEGDSTAVAQSLYQLWLGASVMVKIVRNTQPFENALSTTTQVLHLAR, encoded by the coding sequence ATGAACTCAGCCACCACCTCCCAAGCTACTGACGTCCGCGAAAAGATCCTGGCCACCGGCCAGCGGATCATGGGCGGTAAAGGGTTTTCGGCGGTGGGCCTGAATGAAGTGCTGACGTCCGCAGGCGTGCCGAAGGGCTCGTTCTATCACTACTTTGGATCGAAAGAAGCGTTTGGCGAGGCCTTGCTGGAGAACTACTTCCAGGATTACCTGGCCGACATGGACCGTATATTCGGCCAAGCGGATCAGACCAAAGCGCAGCAGCTCGGCAACTATTTCCTGGCCTGGAAAGACAACCAGTCCTTCGAAGACTGCCAGGGCAAGTGCCTGGCGGTGAAGCTGGGCGCCGAAGTCGCCGACCTTTCCGACACGATGCGAGCCGCTCTGAAACGCGGCACGTCGGCAATCATCGAACGTCTGGCCCGCGCGATTGCGGCCGGGGTGGAAGAGGGTTCTTTATCGGTAGAGGGCGATTCGACAGCCGTTGCGCAAAGCCTGTACCAACTTTGGTTGGGGGCGAGCGTAATGGTCAAGATCGTGCGCAACACGCAGCCCTTTGAAAACGCGTTGAGCACGACAACGCAGGTTCTGCACCTAGCTCGCTAG
- a CDS encoding type 1 glutamine amidotransferase domain-containing protein — MKVLIVLTSHDQLGNTGRKTGFWLEELAAPYYTFKDAGADIVLASPQGGQPPLDPKSNEPSFQTEFTHRFEADAAANEQLANTVRLDSVSQADFDTVFYPGGHGPLWDLAEDGNSISLIESFIEAGKPVALVCHAPGVLRHVKAADGQPLVAGKQVTGFTNTEEDGVGLTDVVPFLVEDELKAKGGVYSKGPDWGSYVVSDGLLITGQNPASSLEAAAVLMKRFA, encoded by the coding sequence ATGAAAGTCCTCATCGTTCTGACCTCGCATGATCAGCTAGGCAATACCGGCCGCAAAACCGGCTTCTGGCTCGAAGAGTTGGCCGCGCCGTACTACACGTTCAAAGACGCTGGCGCCGACATCGTGCTGGCCTCGCCCCAAGGCGGGCAACCCCCGCTGGACCCGAAAAGCAACGAGCCGTCTTTTCAGACCGAATTCACCCACCGCTTCGAAGCCGACGCGGCCGCCAACGAACAACTGGCCAACACCGTGCGCCTGGACAGCGTCTCGCAAGCCGACTTCGACACCGTGTTCTACCCGGGCGGCCATGGCCCCCTGTGGGATCTTGCCGAAGATGGCAACTCCATCTCCTTGATCGAATCATTCATCGAAGCCGGCAAGCCGGTCGCGCTGGTCTGCCACGCGCCGGGCGTGCTGCGCCACGTGAAGGCAGCCGACGGCCAGCCGCTGGTCGCCGGCAAGCAGGTCACCGGCTTCACGAACACCGAAGAAGACGGCGTCGGCCTCACCGACGTGGTGCCGTTTCTGGTTGAAGACGAACTCAAGGCGAAGGGCGGGGTGTACTCGAAGGGTCCGGATTGGGGCTCGTATGTGGTCAGCGACGGCCTGCTGATCACCGGCCAGAACCCGGCGTCGTCGTTGGAAGCCGCTGCTGTGTTGATGAAGCGGTTCGCCTAG
- a CDS encoding GNAT family N-acetyltransferase, producing the protein MAIDAGTVEIRLFAPDDDVSSLTALLHRAYATLGAKGLKFKAVDQSDDVTRHRMAAGECYVAIVGTTLVGTVLFIPPLRTAGTPWLDRPDVASLHQLGVEPSLQRSGLGARLMAWAEARAAACGAKEIALDTAEPATHLQAWYASRGYRPIEFAQWVHTNYRSIIMSKALGAPIST; encoded by the coding sequence ATGGCAATCGACGCAGGCACTGTTGAAATTCGGCTATTCGCGCCCGACGACGACGTCAGCTCCTTGACCGCCCTGCTCCATCGCGCGTACGCGACGCTGGGTGCAAAGGGCTTGAAGTTCAAGGCGGTGGATCAAAGCGACGATGTCACGCGGCATCGCATGGCAGCAGGCGAATGCTACGTCGCGATTGTCGGCACCACTCTTGTGGGCACGGTGCTCTTCATCCCGCCGCTGCGCACAGCGGGCACCCCCTGGCTCGACCGTCCCGACGTGGCGAGCCTTCATCAGCTTGGTGTCGAGCCGAGCCTGCAACGCTCAGGGCTGGGCGCCCGATTGATGGCGTGGGCGGAAGCACGGGCAGCAGCCTGCGGCGCCAAGGAGATCGCCTTGGACACCGCAGAACCCGCCACGCATTTACAAGCCTGGTATGCCTCGCGCGGCTACCGGCCGATCGAATTCGCGCAATGGGTGCACACCAACTATCGAAGCATCATCATGAGCAAGGCGTTGGGTGCGCCCATCTCGACCTAG
- a CDS encoding bleomycin resistance protein: MEDKSYRARMVAELLVKDLARSRQFWIDLCGFEVVYQREEEGFVFLDRDGAQFMLEEVRGDDGWITAPLEAPLGRGVNFEIKVKSIDALHERLVDASWPLYRQMQERWYRSDNVEIGVRQFLVQDPDGYLLRFSEWIGDRPVASGAE; the protein is encoded by the coding sequence ATGGAAGACAAATCGTACCGGGCGCGCATGGTGGCGGAGCTGCTGGTCAAGGACTTGGCGCGCAGCCGGCAATTCTGGATCGACCTGTGCGGCTTCGAAGTGGTCTATCAGCGCGAAGAGGAAGGCTTTGTCTTCCTGGATCGGGACGGCGCGCAATTCATGCTGGAAGAAGTGCGTGGCGACGACGGCTGGATCACTGCGCCACTGGAAGCGCCCCTGGGCCGTGGCGTGAATTTCGAGATCAAGGTGAAGTCGATCGACGCGCTGCACGAGCGCCTGGTGGATGCAAGCTGGCCGCTGTACCGGCAAATGCAGGAACGCTGGTACCGAAGCGATAACGTCGAAATTGGGGTGCGGCAGTTCCTGGTGCAGGACCCCGACGGTTATCTGTTGCGTTTTTCAGAGTGGATTGGGGACCGCCCCGTAGCTAGCGGTGCGGAGTAA
- a CDS encoding ArsR/SmtB family transcription factor, giving the protein MELLDIFKALSNRTRLEILKGLKDPANSFPPQDEGDVHTVGVCVSSIQEGVGLSQSTVSDYLATLQRAGLVDATRIGPWTYYKRNEANIRALAEIIGKDL; this is encoded by the coding sequence ATGGAATTACTCGACATCTTCAAAGCCCTCTCGAACCGTACGCGCCTGGAAATCCTGAAAGGGTTGAAGGACCCGGCGAACAGCTTCCCGCCGCAGGATGAAGGCGATGTTCATACGGTTGGCGTCTGCGTCAGTAGCATTCAAGAGGGCGTCGGGCTGTCGCAGTCAACGGTGTCTGATTACCTTGCCACGCTGCAACGCGCGGGCTTGGTGGACGCCACGCGCATTGGTCCGTGGACGTATTACAAGCGCAATGAAGCAAACATCAGGGCTCTTGCCGAGATCATCGGGAAAGACCTGTAA